The Vicinamibacteria bacterium region GATTGACCTGGAGCCACGGAAGACGCTTTCTGACAGCAAAGTGGACTTTCGACAGGGCACGCTCTTCTTTGCTCGCTCCCACCATCGTCTGAATATCGACGCTCGCCTCCTCCTGGGTTGCCGCAATGAGCGCGTCGTATCGAATCACCCCGAGGAGCCGCCCGCTGAAATCCACTACGGGAAGCGCCGGTGTCTTCTTCGTCTCGAGGATCTCCACGACTTCTTCTCGAGTCGACATCGCGCGGACGATACTCGTGGGGGGCCGTTGCAGCTCACCGATCGATTCGGACGCCGGAGCCACCGCGATCTCCTGCATCGGGACGGTACCGAGGAGAACGCCCTGGGCGTCGACGACGAATACCTCGAAGACCCGCTTCTGGCTGGAACGGATCTGATCGAGGACCTGCCCCGCTGTCGTTCTCGGACCGAAAGTCATCACCCGCGGGTCCATGAGACGACCGGCAGTGTTGTGAGGAAACTCGAGAAGCGTGTTCAGCTCCGAGGCGACACTTCTCTTCACGGCGCCCAGGAGTCTTTCCCGGGCCTCCGGGCTCAACCGTGACACCATGGCGGCGGCGGTCGAGACATCCAGCGATTCCAGGAGCACCCCTCCCGCTTCCGTGGGGATCGCCTCCAGGATCGCGGTTGCCCGCTCCGAGGACAACGCGGGGAGGACTTTCGTCCAGTGCGGTCCGGGATAGTCCGCGACGAGCCTCTTTGCTTCCTCCAGCGTTGCGGTCTCGATGGCATCCGCGACTCGCTCCGGCTCGATCTCGAGGGCTTTCTCGACGAGTGCACGAACGGCTCCGGCCATGCTAGGCCTCCTCTCGTTGCGGCGGTGGGATTCGCTCTTCCAACCCTCGCAGCAACCCCGATGCGCCCAGCCAGAAGAGCTCGCCCACCGCGAGGGCGACTCGCAATGGGGAGGCCTCCTCCAGATCGGGAAGCCCCTGGAGTCGTCGAAACGTCTCGTAGCGGAACACGCCGATGAGACGGCCGGCTTCGTCGACTACGGGAAGAAGGGGGTATCGTCGCCACCCGGGATGCTCGAGGATGGCATTCTTGCCGGCGCGAGCGGATAGAGAGTGAACCGGCCGCGTCATGATGGATCGCAGCGTCTTGCGGACGGACGCCGAAGCGATCTCGCGCAAGCTCGCCACCCCGGTGAGCACGAGATCGTCATCGAGGATATAGAGGTAATAACGAAGATGGCTTCCCGGCTGGCGAATCTTGCGAAGAGTCGCTTCCACGGTCATGCCCTGGGGAAACGACTCGACCCGCGGCTCCATCATCGCCCCGGCGGTCTGCTCGGGAAAGCTCAACAACTTCTGGAGGGGTCGCCGTCGCGGCTCGGGTAGGTGAGAGAGAATGGCTTCTCGGGCACCCTCTCCGACACGTCGGAGCAGATCGGCCGCGCGATCGAGGGGAAGCTCGTACAGGATCTCCGCGGCCCGGGATGCCGACACCAGGCACAGACATCGCGATGCCTCGAGCGGCGTCAAAGCTTCGACGACGGTTGCCGCGGCACGAAGATCACTCTCGTCGAGAAGCTCGCGCAAATCGTTCTCGCCAAGTGTTTCGAGCACGCGTGCGGCGTCGCTCGGGCGCGAGGTCGCGAAGGTGTCGGCGATGTTCTTCTCCAGGTTCACGATGCGTCCTCGGACAGCAGTACGGTCGTCTGTTCGCTGAACTCGCTCGCGGGAACGAGCGTCACTCCCTCGGAGGTATCCAGAAGGACTCCGGTCGGTCGTATCTCCAGGATGCGCCCCTCGTGCTTGCCGATACGGATTCGCTGGCTCACTTTGTACGCCTGCTGGAAATAATGAGAGCCGATGATGTTGGCCACCGTTGCCCGTGCACCGAGCCCGAAAGCGAGCGCGACCGAACCCAGGAAAGCACCGAGGACCGTGCCCACGGCCACGACGAGGAGGGTGCTGTCGATTCCCGCCTGCGCGAGCGCCACCACCGAAGCGACGAGGACGATGGCCGCCCGCGCGACGGTTGCCACCGAATCTCCATAGGCGATTCGAGCGGAACGTGCGGCACCTCGAATCCAGCTCGCCGCGAGACCCCCGGCGATGAATCCGCCGAGCAGAACGAGCACCGCGGCGATCAGGCGGGGCACGTAGCTGGCGAAGCCACTGAGTGCTCCCGTCAGGGCGGCAAAGCCGAGGAGCTCAGCCGCAGATCCGGCGGCGAAAAGAAGAACCAGCCAGAACACCAGTCCGCCCACGACACGGACCACGAAACGGCCCCACTCCACGCGCTCCCCTTCCAGAACGCGGGCCGGTACGACGGCCTGCGCACGCCGGATGAGGCGCTCCACTCCGTAGCGAAGCAATTTCCCGAGAATCCAGCCGACCGCCAGGACGAGAAGTGCACCCAGGAGGCGCGGCAGGTAAGCGGAAACGCTGACGAGGACGTTCTCGAGTGCCGCTTGAAGAGTGGCGACCCATTCACCGAAATTCATTACCCCCTCCTTTCTCGTCGGGTGGGCGCCCGAAATGAGCTTCGAGCCCGGACTCGATGAAAGCTGGCGGTAGAGTACTAGCCGAGGCCGAGGCAAAGCATCGCGACGGGCGACGGCGAGAGGTGACGATCAGCCCTCCCGCGTGTAGCTTCCGTCGAACAGTTTCGACCAATTCTCGCCGTCCTGGGACATCTCCATACTCGAGACGAGCTCGCCCGGCTTGCCGAAGTCATAGTTCATGCGGGCGTGGCCCATGGCGTTCTGGCTCGCGAGCCGGAGTCGATCGCCCTCCCATGAGCCGCGAAACTCCTCGGCTCCCTGGCCCATGCTGTCGAACCAATGCAACACGACCTGGCCGGCGCGGGCGTCCCAGGTGTACACGCCGTGACCTTCGAAAGTGCGCTTTCCATCTCGCGACTGCTCATAGTCGACGATGACCGCAAATCCACCGAGTGCCATACGGCCCCGGGTGGTTCCCTGTGCCACGCCGCCCTTGGGATCCCACGGCGAAGGATGCATCGTCTCCGATCCTCTCCAGGTCCCGGCGAGTCTTTCGAGTTTCCGATGGTCCGCGGTAGGTTTCGGCATCTCCATGGCTTTGCTCCCGTACTTGCCCGACCGTGATATGGCGGTCGGGATTCCAGGCAATTCTATACTGACGATGGGAACCAGACCGA contains the following coding sequences:
- a CDS encoding DUF1579 family protein, which produces MEMPKPTADHRKLERLAGTWRGSETMHPSPWDPKGGVAQGTTRGRMALGGFAVIVDYEQSRDGKRTFEGHGVYTWDARAGQVVLHWFDSMGQGAEEFRGSWEGDRLRLASQNAMGHARMNYDFGKPGELVSSMEMSQDGENWSKLFDGSYTREG
- a CDS encoding magnesium transporter — its product is MAGAVRALVEKALEIEPERVADAIETATLEEAKRLVADYPGPHWTKVLPALSSERATAILEAIPTEAGGVLLESLDVSTAAAMVSRLSPEARERLLGAVKRSVASELNTLLEFPHNTAGRLMDPRVMTFGPRTTAGQVLDQIRSSQKRVFEVFVVDAQGVLLGTVPMQEIAVAPASESIGELQRPPTSIVRAMSTREEVVEILETKKTPALPVVDFSGRLLGVIRYDALIAATQEEASVDIQTMVGASKEERALSKVHFAVRKRLPWLQVNLGTAFLAASVVGIFESIIAQFTALAVLLPVVAGQSGNTGAQALAVTMRGLALREIQVRHWLAVIFKEFRVGLLNGVAVAATTSAFVFLWSRSIGLALVIGISMVLSMALAGLSGGAIPMVLTALGQDPAQSSSIILTTVTDVVGFFSFLGIATLLASTL